GGCTTGCGCGCCCTGCATGTCTCCGAGGGAACGGACGTAGACCTTGCCGAGAAGCTCATGGGCGGCGAGATCGTCGGGGTTACGGGTGACCTGCTCCTGCGCGGCCTGGACGGCTTCGCGAATGCGGCCGAGGCGGAAGTAGAGGTCTCCGAGGCCGTCCTGCAGGAGGGTAGAACTGGGGTCGGCGTCGAGGGCGAGCTTGTATTGCTCGATGGCCTGGGTGGCGTAGTCGGGGCGGCCGGCGTTGACCGCCATCTCTTCATAGAGATGGGCGAGGCCGTAGTGATAGTAGGAGGTCGCGCGGTCGGGTGCCTTGGTCGTTTCTGACACCGTGACAGGGTTCTTTTCATTCCTGGGGCCGACCTGGGCCATCACGGCGTGAGCAGCCAGAAGAGCGGCGGCGGCCGGAAGCAAGCGAGTGGAGCGGAGAATCCGAGGAGCGGAAGAGCGCAGAAACGACAGGGTCATAAGCAATGGTTTCCTCGGGCCGGTCAAAAGGTGTCGGCAGTGGTGCAGGGACAGCAGGCAACAACTCATACTTTAGACGGTACGATACACGCTTTGGATGCTGTTCCGGAATACCCGATTGGGCTAACCTCTGTGCTTTTGCGGCGCTTCCCTTTGCGGAAAGCCTTGCCAGAGGTTATCCGTGGCGGAAGTGGCGGACTCCGGTGAAGACCATGGCGACGTCAAGGGCGTCGGCTGCGGCAATGACTTCGGCGTCACGGACGGAGCCTCCGGGCTGGATGACGGCGGTGGAACCGGCTTTCGCGATCATCTCGAGGCCGTCGGCGAAGGGGAAGAAAGCGTCGCTGGCGGCGACGGTGCCGGCGAGCGGGAGGACGGCCTTCATGGCTCCGAAGCGGGCGGCGTCGACGCGGCTCATCTGGCCGGCTCCGATGCCGACGGTCTGGCCGAAGCCCTCGGCGAAGCGGCCATAGACGATCGCGTTCGACTTCACGTGCTTGCAGATGCTCCAGGAGAAGAGGAGGGCCTTCATCTCCTCGACGGTCGGGGGGCGCTTGGTGACGACCTTGAGGTCAGCTTCGGTGATGCGGAGGCGATCGGCATCCTGCACGAGGAAGCCGCCTGAGACCTGCTTGAGGACGCGTGGGGTCTTGATGGGGTCGATGGCGACGAGGCGAAGGTTCTTCTTGGTGGCGAAGCGCTCGAGGGCTTCGGGAGTGAACGACGGGGCGACGATCGCTTCGACGAAGAGCTTGGCGATCTCCTCGGCGGCGGCGGCGTCTACCTCGCGGTTGATGCCGATGACGCCACCGAAGGCGGAGACGGGATCGGCTTCGAGGGCGCGCTTGTACGCTTCGAGGACCGTGGTACCGGCTGCTGCTCCGCAGGGGTTGGTGTGCTTGATGATGGCGACGACGGCGGAGGAGGAGTCGAACTCGCTGACGATCTCCCAACAGGCGTCGAGATCGACGATGTTGTTGTAGCTGAGCTCTTTGCCCTGCAACTGCTTTGCGCCTGCGACGCCTTTGCCGGAACCATCAATATAGATGGCGGCGCGCTGGTGGGGGTTCTCGCCATAGCGGAGGACTTTATCGAGGGGGTCGATGACGCGGAGGACCTGGGGGAGAGCAGTTTCGGCGAAGACGGCCTTGCCGCTCGGGGCTTCGATGGACTCGAGCGCGGTTGCGATCCCGGCGTCATAGGCGGCGGTGACCGCGAAGGCCTTTTTGGCCAGGCCCCAGCGGGTGGCGTGGCAGAGGGCGCCCTCGCTGGCGGCCATCTCGCCGAGGATGGCTTCGTAGTCGGAGGCGGAGGTGACTACGGCCACGTCGGCGAAGTTCTTTGCCGCGGAGCGGACCATGGACGGGCCGCCAATATCGATGTTTTCGATGACCTCGGCGAAGCTGACGCCGGGCTTCCCTGCCGTCTTTTCGAAGGCGTAGAGGTTCACGATGACCATGTCGATCGGCTCGATTTCGTGCTCGGCAACAGCCGCTACGTGCTCGGGGTTAGTGCGGATGTGGAGGATGCCGCCATGGACCTTGGGGTGGAGGGTCTTGACGCGGCCGTCGAGCATTTCGGGGAAGCCGGTGAGCTCGCTGATATCCATGACTTCGAGGCCGCCGGCGCGGAGTGCGGCCGAGGTTCCTCCGGTGGAGACGAGCTTGACGCCGAATGCGGCGAGGCCCTTAGCGAAGTCGACTACGCCGGTCTTGTCCGTCACCGAGAGCAGGGCTCGCCGGATGGGGCGGAGGCCTTCGGGAGTCTGCGTGTTGGTGGAGGCGACGGCTTCGGTGGCGGGGATCGGGCTTTGGATAGTCACCCCTTTATTTTAGCTGTGAGTCGGGGTTGAGGCAGGTCTCTTTTGGGCGTGAGGCGGGTGAGGAAAAGATGGCGAAACGCAGATTCCCTTCGGGAATGACAACCAGAAAGGCAATCACCAATGCAAGGTGGCGGTTCGGCGGTTTTGGGTCTCCCACCTTAGCCGACGGTGACGCTGTCGGCGAAGATGGGGCACCGATGGTTTCGGCGGTTTTAGATGGTTACTACGGTAGTTTCCCGCCTGTTGGCCTTGGGCCGCCGTGGGTCCAGCCTACGAGTTCGTCGAAGGCGCGGCCTACCTCGTCCGGAGTGAAGGCGCAGTGGCCTACGTGGTCGACATACTGCTGGGTGAAGTGATCGGCCGAACCGGATTCGGTGACGCGCTCGGCGTAGGCGGCGATGCTGGTGGCGGGGATGAGGGTGTCGTAGACGGTGTGGAGGGCGAGCATGGGCTTGGTCAGCTTGCCGGTGCCGGAGTAGTTCGCGATCATCCACTTGCGGGCTGCGGAGTCGGGTGAGTAGCGCTTGACGCCGTCGTTGAGGCGGAAGTCTTCTTCGGCTGAACCGCTGCCGGTGAGGATGAAGTTCGCCGTGTCGACTGCGTTTCCGCCGGCCTTGCGGCTGAAGTCGGAGACCTGGAAGACCACGTACTGCATGAGGTGGGCGACGTCCTCGTCGCGGTAGAGGCTGGTGAGGCGGCGCATCTTTTCGGCGTTGGCGGGATCGGCTTTGAGGGCGTCGAGGAGCTTCTTGTCGACCTCGGGGGTCTCGACGTAGTTCACCGGGGCGGGGACCAGGTCCGGTAGGAGACCCGGGAAGTAGAACTCGAAGGCGGCGAGAAGGGCGAAGCGGCGCTGCGCCCACTCGTTGGCGGGGACGACGGCTCCGCAGAGGTCGAGGCCGCCGGTGTAGGGGCCGGGGTTGCGCTCCACGGTCATCATGGTGAGGGCACCGCCCATGGAGTGGCCGGCGACGAAGGTCTCCTTCGGCTGGCCGTGTTTCTTCGTGAACTCCTGGCGAAGTTTTTCGGTGTCGGCGAAGCCTTCGGCGAGGGCCCAACCGGTGGTGGAGTAGGCGCTGCGGACGGTGGCGTATCCGCGCTGGGTGAAGGCTATGACCGCGCCGGGACCATCCTCCTTCTTGAACGTGTCGGGGACGAGGCTGTAGCCGTGGTAGAAGACGACGAGGGAGTGGTTCCAGTTGTCCGGGATGTCGACGCGGAAGGGCACTCCGTCGAGTTCGCCTACCTCGACGGATCCAGCCTGTGCGAGCGCGGCGGTTCCGCCGACGAGCATGAGTCCAAGTGCTGCGAGACGTCCCCAGGTGCGAAGTGCCATCTTGTTCCCTCTTCCTGCGCTGCTAAGGTTTTGTCGTCGAAGCGGGCAGCGTCTTCAGCCAGTCGAGCACGGCTGCTGAGAGGGCGAGGCGCTCGTCGGAGTAGGAGTGGTCTGTCGCCAGGTGGAGGGTGGTGACGTGCTGGTCGCCCGCGGCGCGAAGGGCGGCGCTGAACGCATCGTTCTCCGCAGCAAGGCCGTCATCCGAAGTGATGTCGAGGATCGGGCGCGTTTTGAGGCTGTCGACCCGGCTCAGGAAGCGCCACTGTGCCGCATGCTGGAAGGCGTCGCGGCCCAGACCTTCCGGGGTGCATCCCGCGAGAGGCGCCATTCCTTCCGCCTCGAGCCGCTTGCCCATCTTCTGGGCGACGGTCGACTCGGCAAACCTCGGCACACCCTCGGGGATGTGGCCGGCGATATCGGCTCCGGAGATCACGCCGACGGCAAGAAGGGACGGGTCCGCCGCCCCGCCGACGACGGCCATCATTCCGCCCATGCTGTGGCCGACCAGGACGATCCGGGTGGAGTCGACGCGAAGTTTGGCGGCGGTCTCGGGCTGTTTTACATAGGCAACGGCGGATGCTACATCCTCGATGCCGTGCGAGAAGGAGAAGTCTCCGGGGGATCCCCAGGAGCCACGATAGTTGAAGTAAAGGACGTTCCAGCCGGCGCGGCGCATGTCCTGGGCGAGGTCGAGGTTCCTCTCATTGCCGGGAAAGCCGTGCAGGAGGATGACCGTCGGGTGCGGTCCGGGGCCCGCCGCGACGTACATGAGGCCGTTCATGAGCGAGCCATGGCTCGGGATCTGGAAGGACTGCATCTCGGCCCCTGGGGACGGCTTGGCGTCGGCCGCGGGTGCCTGAGCGGCGAGCGAGAGCGTTATGGAAGCGCCGGTGAGGAGGCAGAGTATCGAGCGAGAAACGCGGAGGGAACGACGTTGAGCCATGCAGTCACTCTAAGATAAGAAGCGTC
This genomic window from Granulicella sibirica contains:
- the purH gene encoding bifunctional phosphoribosylaminoimidazolecarboxamide formyltransferase/IMP cyclohydrolase, producing MPATEAVASTNTQTPEGLRPIRRALLSVTDKTGVVDFAKGLAAFGVKLVSTGGTSAALRAGGLEVMDISELTGFPEMLDGRVKTLHPKVHGGILHIRTNPEHVAAVAEHEIEPIDMVIVNLYAFEKTAGKPGVSFAEVIENIDIGGPSMVRSAAKNFADVAVVTSASDYEAILGEMAASEGALCHATRWGLAKKAFAVTAAYDAGIATALESIEAPSGKAVFAETALPQVLRVIDPLDKVLRYGENPHQRAAIYIDGSGKGVAGAKQLQGKELSYNNIVDLDACWEIVSEFDSSSAVVAIIKHTNPCGAAAGTTVLEAYKRALEADPVSAFGGVIGINREVDAAAAEEIAKLFVEAIVAPSFTPEALERFATKKNLRLVAIDPIKTPRVLKQVSGGFLVQDADRLRITEADLKVVTKRPPTVEEMKALLFSWSICKHVKSNAIVYGRFAEGFGQTVGIGAGQMSRVDAARFGAMKAVLPLAGTVAASDAFFPFADGLEMIAKAGSTAVIQPGGSVRDAEVIAAADALDVAMVFTGVRHFRHG
- a CDS encoding alpha/beta fold hydrolase; translated protein: MALRTWGRLAALGLMLVGGTAALAQAGSVEVGELDGVPFRVDIPDNWNHSLVVFYHGYSLVPDTFKKEDGPGAVIAFTQRGYATVRSAYSTTGWALAEGFADTEKLRQEFTKKHGQPKETFVAGHSMGGALTMMTVERNPGPYTGGLDLCGAVVPANEWAQRRFALLAAFEFYFPGLLPDLVPAPVNYVETPEVDKKLLDALKADPANAEKMRRLTSLYRDEDVAHLMQYVVFQVSDFSRKAGGNAVDTANFILTGSGSAEEDFRLNDGVKRYSPDSAARKWMIANYSGTGKLTKPMLALHTVYDTLIPATSIAAYAERVTESGSADHFTQQYVDHVGHCAFTPDEVGRAFDELVGWTHGGPRPTGGKLP
- a CDS encoding alpha/beta hydrolase family protein produces the protein MAQRRSLRVSRSILCLLTGASITLSLAAQAPAADAKPSPGAEMQSFQIPSHGSLMNGLMYVAAGPGPHPTVILLHGFPGNERNLDLAQDMRRAGWNVLYFNYRGSWGSPGDFSFSHGIEDVASAVAYVKQPETAAKLRVDSTRIVLVGHSMGGMMAVVGGAADPSLLAVGVISGADIAGHIPEGVPRFAESTVAQKMGKRLEAEGMAPLAGCTPEGLGRDAFQHAAQWRFLSRVDSLKTRPILDITSDDGLAAENDAFSAALRAAGDQHVTTLHLATDHSYSDERLALSAAVLDWLKTLPASTTKP